The Nitrospinota bacterium genome includes a window with the following:
- a CDS encoding NTP transferase domain-containing protein, protein MKALILAAGGGNNMAPFSTTRPKSMLHVAGRPILYRSLQMLKESGFNDVICVMGPLGKSITDYFGSGQNIGMGISYVQQKKQAGIGDAILAAKGKFAPGEHFLLVYADVVTDDNIIRNALQIFGLGGKPTAAICLPAESGSFGNVYLDNTMNITKIVEKPERKNLGNYVLAGIYVLPYTFFGLLEKNRSDMAKALAELIKNEGLRAAMWEKGWIDIGYPWDILAANKMVMDTWTHARVHQSVQMRDAKIKGPVIIEEDAEIRSGSIIEGPAFIGRGTYIGNNVLVRKYSSLGPKSVIGYGVEMKNCVLTGGGRVGRLSFIGDSVIGEGVDVGSGIVTVNNNMDGSTVKVPVNRKALDSNMVKLGAFVGDNCRLGAGHTIAPGSIIEPETVVPHHFTYPKGGK, encoded by the coding sequence ATGAAAGCATTAATCCTCGCCGCGGGCGGCGGGAACAATATGGCCCCGTTCTCGACCACCCGCCCCAAATCCATGCTGCATGTGGCGGGCCGGCCGATCCTCTACCGGTCGCTGCAAATGCTCAAGGAATCGGGGTTTAACGACGTCATCTGCGTCATGGGTCCGTTGGGCAAGTCAATCACCGACTACTTCGGTTCCGGCCAGAACATCGGCATGGGCATCAGCTATGTGCAGCAAAAAAAGCAGGCTGGCATCGGCGACGCGATCCTCGCCGCCAAGGGAAAATTCGCCCCGGGCGAACATTTCCTGCTGGTCTATGCCGATGTGGTGACCGACGACAACATCATACGCAACGCCCTCCAGATATTCGGCCTGGGCGGAAAGCCGACCGCCGCCATATGCCTCCCCGCGGAATCCGGCTCGTTCGGCAACGTGTATCTGGATAACACCATGAACATCACCAAAATCGTGGAAAAGCCGGAACGCAAGAATTTGGGCAATTATGTGCTGGCGGGGATTTATGTGCTCCCGTACACATTCTTCGGGCTGCTGGAAAAAAACCGGAGCGATATGGCCAAGGCCTTGGCGGAGCTGATCAAAAACGAGGGGCTCAGGGCGGCCATGTGGGAAAAGGGGTGGATCGATATCGGTTACCCGTGGGACATTCTGGCGGCGAACAAAATGGTGATGGATACCTGGACCCACGCCCGCGTGCACCAGTCGGTGCAGATGCGCGACGCCAAGATCAAGGGGCCGGTTATCATCGAGGAAGACGCGGAAATCCGTTCCGGCTCGATCATCGAAGGCCCCGCCTTCATAGGCCGCGGAACATACATCGGCAATAACGTGTTGGTGCGCAAATATTCGTCGCTCGGCCCCAAATCCGTGATCGGCTATGGGGTGGAAATGAAAAACTGCGTGCTGACCGGCGGCGGCCGCGTGGGCCGTCTCTCCTTTATCGGCGACAGCGTTATCGGCGAAGGGGTCGACGTCGGCTCCGGCATTGTGACCGTCAACAACAACATGGACGGCTCCACCGTAAAAGTGCCGGTAAACAGGAAGGCGCTTGATTCGAATATGGTAAAGCTCGGCGCGTTCGTGGGAGACAACTGCCGCCTGGGAGCCGGCCACACCATCGCCCCCGGCTCCATAATTGAGCCGGAAACGGTGGTTCCCCACCATTTCACCTACCCGAAAGGCGGAAAATAA
- the glmS gene encoding glutamine--fructose-6-phosphate transaminase (isomerizing), which produces MSGLAGYIGPRNAQDILLDAITRLEYRGYDSSGIALISGGKLAIKRTLGRPAGLTEKLRAKPLPGNVGIAHTRWASHGKPSIKNAHPQVAGDTAVVHNGIIENAMALRGQLKKQGIRFRSETDTEILPHLINLHWRGDLIDSVLAVLKLLEGGLTFCAVSARSPEQLVVVRKGNPMVIGLGKGEYLAASDATAIAPYTDTMVFLRDGEVALLTPEGAQLLNFEGRQVEQTPQKISWNPVMAEKRGYRNYLLKEIVESPRAVRETIAGCFRGKAEQYAPEAFAFPCGAGKEIKKVVFCGGGASYVAAMLGQRLCETVAGVPAARVISSEYRFDTTVIEKNTLYVAISQSGETHDTIESSKAAKEKGARLLAITNNGDSALARLADDLFVTRAGPEISIASTKTFSANVAATALLALHLARAKGALPEEGQRKLIDALTKLPEQMEMMVTYETLIRRLAEKFSHHKSFYFVGRGLNYPVALYCGLKMKEVAGIHGEGLVGGEMKHGPISLVEKNTPILYFGNLRSLLQETLNDMDELRARGARLIATGFAGSGVESHCDDFIALPGAPDILAPLLAIVPAQLFIYYVALYNNKDVDRPRNVAKSVTV; this is translated from the coding sequence ATGAGCGGGCTTGCCGGCTACATCGGCCCCCGCAACGCGCAGGACATATTGCTGGATGCGATCACCCGGCTGGAATACCGCGGGTACGACAGCAGCGGCATCGCGCTCATCAGCGGCGGAAAACTTGCCATCAAGCGGACGCTGGGGAGACCGGCGGGGTTGACCGAAAAGCTCCGCGCGAAGCCGCTGCCGGGCAACGTGGGAATCGCGCACACCCGCTGGGCTTCGCACGGCAAGCCCTCCATAAAAAACGCGCATCCCCAGGTGGCGGGGGACACGGCGGTGGTGCATAACGGCATCATAGAAAACGCCATGGCCCTGCGCGGGCAGCTCAAAAAACAAGGGATACGTTTCCGCAGCGAGACCGACACCGAAATACTCCCGCACCTTATCAATCTGCACTGGCGGGGCGATCTGATCGATTCGGTGCTGGCGGTTCTGAAATTGCTGGAGGGGGGGCTTACCTTCTGCGCCGTTTCGGCGCGCTCCCCGGAACAGTTGGTGGTGGTCCGCAAAGGGAACCCGATGGTGATCGGGCTGGGGAAAGGGGAATACCTCGCCGCCTCCGACGCCACCGCCATTGCCCCATACACCGACACGATGGTCTTTTTGCGGGATGGCGAAGTGGCGCTGCTCACCCCCGAAGGGGCGCAACTGCTCAATTTCGAGGGACGGCAGGTGGAGCAGACGCCGCAAAAAATATCCTGGAATCCGGTCATGGCCGAAAAGCGGGGCTACCGCAATTACCTGCTGAAAGAAATCGTGGAATCCCCCCGCGCGGTGCGCGAGACCATCGCCGGCTGTTTCCGGGGAAAAGCGGAGCAATACGCGCCGGAGGCTTTCGCGTTCCCCTGCGGCGCGGGGAAGGAAATCAAAAAGGTGGTCTTCTGCGGCGGCGGCGCCTCGTATGTGGCGGCCATGCTGGGGCAGCGGCTGTGCGAAACGGTGGCGGGCGTGCCCGCCGCGCGCGTGATTTCCTCCGAATACCGTTTCGACACGACGGTCATCGAGAAGAACACCCTTTATGTGGCGATTTCCCAGTCGGGCGAAACGCACGACACCATCGAAAGCTCGAAAGCGGCCAAGGAAAAGGGAGCGCGTTTGCTGGCCATCACCAACAACGGCGACAGCGCCCTTGCCCGCCTGGCGGACGACCTGTTCGTCACCCGGGCGGGGCCGGAAATATCCATCGCCTCCACCAAAACCTTTTCGGCCAATGTGGCGGCCACCGCCCTCCTGGCGCTGCACCTGGCGCGGGCCAAAGGCGCCTTGCCCGAGGAAGGGCAACGGAAGCTGATCGACGCGCTGACGAAGCTGCCCGAACAGATGGAGATGATGGTCACCTATGAGACGCTGATACGGCGTTTGGCGGAAAAATTTTCGCACCATAAGAGCTTCTATTTTGTCGGACGGGGGCTCAACTACCCGGTAGCCCTCTACTGCGGACTTAAAATGAAAGAAGTGGCCGGCATCCACGGCGAAGGGCTGGTGGGGGGGGAAATGAAGCACGGCCCGATCAGCCTGGTGGAAAAAAACACGCCGATCCTCTACTTCGGCAACCTCCGCTCGCTGTTGCAGGAGACGCTCAACGACATGGATGAGCTGCGGGCGCGCGGCGCGCGGCTGATTGCCACCGGTTTCGCGGGCAGCGGCGTGGAATCGCATTGCGACGACTTTATCGCGCTGCCCGGCGCGCCGGACATCCTGGCGCCGCTACTGGCGATTGTTCCGGCCCAGCTTTTCATCTATTATGTTGCCTTATACAATAATAAAGACGTGGACAGGCCGCGGAATGTGGCAAAAAGCGTTACCGTGTAA
- a CDS encoding NTP transferase domain-containing protein: MDKQGVAVIILAAGKGTRMKSDLPKVLHPFAGEPLVAHVARTAREIADTIVAVVGYKAEMVREALAGTGTLFAIQREQLGTAHAAMQARAALAGFGGKVVVLSGDVPQVRAATVRRLLALAVESGAAVTLLSAECQNPAGYGRVVRDAGGAVSAIVEERDASPAQKGITEINGGIYVFDAPFLWSALEQIRPANDQKEYYLTDVVKIALAQGKKVAALKLPDIGEIAGVNTVDELAALNRARAAGVRA, encoded by the coding sequence ATGGACAAACAGGGCGTGGCGGTCATCATCCTCGCGGCCGGCAAGGGAACCCGCATGAAAAGCGATCTGCCGAAGGTGCTGCACCCCTTCGCGGGCGAACCGCTGGTGGCGCATGTGGCGCGCACCGCGCGGGAAATCGCCGATACCATCGTGGCGGTGGTCGGCTATAAGGCGGAGATGGTGCGGGAAGCTTTGGCCGGAACCGGCACACTCTTCGCCATACAGCGCGAACAGCTTGGCACCGCCCATGCCGCGATGCAGGCCCGCGCGGCGCTGGCCGGTTTTGGCGGCAAGGTGGTGGTGCTCTCCGGCGATGTGCCGCAGGTGCGGGCCGCCACGGTGCGCCGCCTGCTGGCGCTGGCGGTGGAGAGCGGCGCGGCGGTGACGCTGTTGAGCGCCGAATGTCAAAATCCCGCCGGTTATGGGCGGGTGGTCCGGGATGCCGGCGGCGCGGTGAGCGCCATTGTGGAAGAGCGGGATGCCTCCCCCGCGCAAAAGGGGATCACCGAGATCAACGGCGGCATCTACGTTTTCGACGCCCCCTTTCTCTGGAGCGCGCTGGAACAGATACGTCCCGCAAACGACCAAAAGGAATACTACCTGACCGACGTGGTGAAAATCGCGCTGGCCCAGGGGAAGAAAGTCGCGGCGCTGAAACTGCCGGACATCGGCGAGATCGCCGGCGTCAACACCGTTGACGAACTGGCGGCGCTTAACCGCGCCCGCGCCGCGGGCGTCCGCGCATGA
- a CDS encoding alpha/beta hydrolase — MARDMYPALPVWLLASADFDNEREIRRLKTPLLVINGSADMVIAPYHSQRLFDLAPEPREYVRIDGAGHTTMFEIAPETYYGAIARFIRQAPGTRLAL, encoded by the coding sequence ATGGCACGGGACATGTATCCCGCGTTGCCGGTATGGCTGCTGGCCTCCGCCGATTTTGATAACGAGCGGGAGATCCGCCGGCTAAAAACCCCGCTGCTGGTTATCAACGGCTCGGCGGATATGGTGATCGCGCCCTACCATTCGCAGCGGCTGTTTGACCTTGCGCCGGAGCCGCGCGAATACGTCCGCATTGACGGGGCGGGACATACCACGATGTTTGAAATCGCGCCGGAGACGTACTACGGCGCGATTGCCCGCTTCATTCGCCAGGCGCCGGGGACGCGGCTGGCTCTTTAA
- a CDS encoding cation:proton antiporter: protein MDQVEFLRDLLLIFGWSAVVVFVFDKIKIPAIVGFLVSGVALGPHGLSLVQDQSTVETLAEIGVVLLLFTVGLEFSMTKMYRMKKMVLVGGFVQVGLTVLAVAGVAYLAIGDAGKAVFIGFLIALSSTAVVLKVLTDHAEVNTQQGQNITGILIFQDLCAVPMMLLIPFLAGNDAAAPALLPLVFKAVLLVAAVLAAARWVVPHLLFHTLSTRNRELFIMVILLMCLGTAYLTFEAGLSLALGAFLAGMMISDSEYSHQVVAEILPFRDILNALFFVSIGMLLDVRYAFDHLPFVLAVTAGIILIKIPAAALPGALLGQPLRFSIVTGLALAQIGEFSFVLAKSGIGAGIDMGSFYQAFLAAAVITMAATPFMMAVAPGVAAAVLRHLPRRREPRVTESGRSYGPIRDHVIVVGFGLNGQHLVHVLRASGVRYNILELNPATVREQMKLGEPIHFGDATHDHVLKHVSLDKARVLVVAISDAAVERRVVSAARRLNPRLHIIVRTRYVREIEPLTALGANEVIPEEFETSIEIFSHVLQVYNVPFNIIMEHVNTVREGKYQMLRSMPAKTGWDNPLGGLLANKMGMQTVDIPAGAKVAGKKLSEVNLRALTGATVLAVQRQRGLNTNPPADFALLERDIVYIVGNPVQLKSAATQLKEPAASPAPGE, encoded by the coding sequence ATGGATCAGGTGGAATTTCTCCGCGACCTGCTGCTCATCTTCGGATGGTCGGCCGTCGTCGTCTTCGTGTTCGATAAAATAAAAATACCGGCCATCGTCGGATTCCTCGTTTCGGGCGTGGCGCTGGGTCCGCACGGCCTTTCGCTGGTGCAGGATCAATCGACGGTGGAAACCCTGGCCGAGATCGGCGTGGTGTTGCTGCTGTTCACCGTCGGCCTCGAATTCTCCATGACTAAAATGTACCGGATGAAGAAAATGGTGCTGGTGGGCGGTTTCGTCCAGGTTGGGCTGACCGTTCTGGCCGTGGCGGGAGTGGCGTACCTCGCCATAGGCGACGCGGGAAAGGCGGTCTTCATCGGCTTCCTCATTGCGCTCTCCTCCACCGCCGTGGTGCTGAAGGTGCTGACTGACCACGCGGAGGTGAATACCCAGCAGGGGCAAAACATCACCGGCATCCTGATTTTCCAGGATCTCTGCGCCGTGCCGATGATGCTGCTGATTCCTTTTCTGGCCGGCAACGACGCGGCGGCCCCCGCCCTGTTGCCATTGGTGTTTAAAGCGGTGTTGCTGGTGGCGGCGGTGCTGGCCGCCGCCCGCTGGGTGGTGCCGCACCTGCTGTTCCACACCTTAAGCACCCGCAACCGCGAGCTCTTCATCATGGTGATACTGCTGATGTGCCTCGGCACCGCCTACCTCACGTTCGAGGCGGGGCTGTCGCTGGCGCTGGGGGCATTCCTCGCCGGGATGATGATTTCCGATTCGGAATACTCACATCAGGTGGTGGCGGAAATCCTGCCGTTCCGCGACATCCTGAACGCGCTTTTCTTCGTCTCCATCGGCATGCTGCTGGACGTTCGCTACGCCTTTGACCACTTGCCGTTTGTGCTGGCGGTCACCGCCGGAATCATCCTTATCAAGATTCCCGCCGCCGCGCTTCCGGGAGCGCTGCTTGGCCAGCCGCTGCGCTTTTCCATCGTCACCGGCCTGGCTCTGGCGCAAATCGGGGAGTTTTCCTTCGTGCTGGCGAAATCGGGGATCGGCGCCGGTATTGATATGGGATCGTTCTACCAGGCATTTTTGGCCGCCGCGGTCATTACCATGGCCGCCACCCCCTTCATGATGGCCGTTGCGCCCGGGGTGGCCGCCGCTGTTCTGCGCCACCTGCCGCGGCGGCGCGAGCCGCGCGTCACCGAATCCGGCAGAAGCTACGGCCCGATCCGCGACCACGTCATCGTCGTCGGTTTCGGCCTCAACGGGCAGCATCTGGTCCATGTGTTGCGCGCGTCCGGCGTGCGGTATAACATCCTGGAACTCAACCCCGCCACCGTGCGGGAGCAGATGAAGCTGGGCGAACCCATCCACTTCGGCGACGCCACGCACGATCATGTGCTCAAGCACGTCTCGCTGGACAAGGCGCGGGTGCTGGTGGTGGCCATCTCGGACGCGGCGGTGGAGCGGCGGGTGGTGAGCGCGGCACGCCGGCTTAATCCGCGCCTGCACATCATCGTCCGCACCCGCTATGTGCGCGAGATCGAGCCGCTCACCGCGCTGGGGGCCAACGAGGTTATCCCCGAAGAGTTCGAGACCAGCATCGAGATTTTCTCCCACGTGCTTCAGGTTTACAACGTGCCATTCAACATCATCATGGAACACGTCAACACGGTACGCGAAGGAAAATATCAAATGCTTCGCTCCATGCCGGCGAAGACGGGCTGGGACAACCCGCTCGGCGGTCTTCTCGCCAACAAAATGGGGATGCAGACCGTGGATATCCCGGCGGGGGCAAAAGTGGCGGGAAAGAAACTGTCCGAGGTGAACCTGCGCGCCCTTACCGGAGCCACCGTGCTGGCGGTGCAACGGCAAAGGGGACTGAACACCAATCCGCCGGCCGATTTCGCGCTGCTTGAACGAGACATCGTTTACATCGTCGGGAACCCGGTACAACTCAAAAGCGCCGCCACGCAGCTTAAAGAGCCAGCCGCGTCCCCGGCGCCTGGCGAATGA
- a CDS encoding RCC1 repeat- and reductase domain-containing protein — MGVRTRGYVAVVFTAAAMVSSFVHAAGPQAADNLKICFGEKHAAMLKPDGTVATWGQNDMGQLGTGTNTPSTVPVKVVNLANVTAIACGASFTLALRNDGTVMGWGQNLMGQLGNRTKVNTPFPVQTLDITDVEQIAAGKAHAVALLKSGMVMGWGSNIYGQVGDGAQKPTLSPVRLFGDLKGIQMISARGDHTLALAADGTVWSWGLNKSGQLGSGIKSDIALPSQVIGLFNVYAAKAGNQHSVAVKEDGTVWAWGLDNNGQTGIGVGGAWGTGITLPAPVFYLKDVTAIFTCGNSTFAQRKDWTVWAWGNNSAGQLCLGSKTDVPWPLQVNAATGVQSVICSEAQTILVKNDGTMFACGDNSTGLLGDKIKGQSSIPVKLTLE, encoded by the coding sequence ATGGGTGTCAGGACGCGGGGATATGTGGCCGTGGTTTTTACGGCGGCGGCAATGGTTTCGTCTTTTGTCCATGCGGCCGGCCCGCAGGCGGCGGATAACCTCAAAATCTGCTTTGGGGAGAAGCACGCGGCCATGCTGAAGCCCGACGGCACGGTTGCGACATGGGGGCAGAACGACATGGGACAACTGGGGACGGGAACCAACACCCCCAGCACCGTGCCGGTAAAAGTGGTAAATCTTGCAAACGTCACGGCGATAGCGTGCGGCGCCAGCTTTACCCTGGCGCTCAGGAACGATGGCACCGTGATGGGATGGGGACAAAATCTGATGGGGCAGTTGGGCAACCGCACCAAGGTGAATACGCCTTTTCCGGTGCAGACGCTGGATATTACCGATGTGGAACAGATCGCCGCGGGGAAGGCGCACGCCGTGGCGCTGTTGAAAAGCGGCATGGTCATGGGATGGGGTTCCAATATTTACGGGCAGGTGGGCGACGGCGCGCAGAAACCGACCCTTTCGCCCGTGCGGCTTTTCGGCGACCTCAAAGGGATACAGATGATTTCCGCGCGCGGCGACCACACCCTCGCCCTTGCCGCCGACGGCACGGTTTGGTCATGGGGCCTCAACAAGTCGGGCCAGTTGGGGAGCGGGATAAAGAGCGATATCGCCTTGCCGTCCCAGGTCATCGGGCTGTTCAACGTGTATGCGGCCAAGGCGGGCAACCAGCACTCCGTTGCGGTGAAGGAGGACGGCACCGTCTGGGCCTGGGGGCTGGATAACAATGGCCAGACCGGTATCGGCGTCGGCGGCGCGTGGGGTACCGGCATCACGTTGCCGGCGCCGGTGTTTTACCTTAAAGACGTGACGGCGATTTTTACCTGCGGCAACTCGACATTCGCGCAGCGGAAAGACTGGACGGTCTGGGCGTGGGGGAACAATTCCGCGGGCCAGCTTTGCCTCGGCTCCAAGACCGACGTTCCGTGGCCGCTGCAGGTGAACGCCGCAACGGGGGTTCAGTCGGTCATCTGTTCAGAGGCGCAAACCATCCTCGTGAAGAACGATGGAACAATGTTCGCATGTGGCGATAACAGCACCGGTCTTCTGGGAGACAAGATAAAAGGGCAGAGTTCCATCCCCGTGAAACTGACGCTGGAGTGA
- the panB gene encoding 3-methyl-2-oxobutanoate hydroxymethyltransferase, with protein sequence MMAPVTVTTLLEMKRAHRRITALTAYDAPFARIMDEAGVDIVLVGDSVGMAALGRRDTLSVTIEEMIHHAKAVTAAVQNAMVVVDMPFMSFQVSAQKALENAGRIMQESGAHGVKLEGGEKYADRIRAIVDAGIPVMGHIGLTPQSYHQLGGYKVQGKQGDSARRLLADARAVEKAGAFAAVLEAIPADLAATITETLHIPAIGIGAGARCDGQILVMHDMLGLSDGPHPRFVKVFSDLRARVKDAFGAYIGEVRNGSFPAKEHTYSQRAESPLKVVGKKKE encoded by the coding sequence ATCATGGCACCCGTCACCGTAACCACATTGCTGGAAATGAAGCGCGCGCACCGCAGGATAACCGCGCTCACCGCCTACGACGCCCCCTTCGCCCGCATCATGGACGAGGCGGGGGTGGACATCGTTCTCGTCGGAGACAGCGTCGGCATGGCCGCGCTGGGGCGGCGCGACACGCTCTCCGTCACCATCGAGGAGATGATCCACCACGCCAAGGCGGTCACCGCCGCCGTGCAGAACGCGATGGTGGTGGTCGACATGCCGTTCATGAGCTTCCAGGTATCGGCCCAAAAGGCGCTGGAAAACGCCGGCCGCATCATGCAGGAAAGCGGCGCGCACGGCGTGAAGCTGGAAGGGGGCGAGAAGTACGCCGACCGGATACGCGCCATCGTGGACGCGGGCATCCCGGTGATGGGGCACATCGGCCTGACGCCGCAGAGCTACCACCAACTGGGGGGCTATAAGGTGCAGGGGAAGCAGGGCGACAGCGCCCGCCGCCTGCTGGCCGACGCCCGCGCCGTGGAAAAGGCGGGAGCTTTCGCCGCGGTGCTGGAGGCGATACCGGCTGACCTGGCCGCAACGATCACCGAAACGCTGCACATCCCCGCCATCGGCATCGGCGCGGGCGCGCGGTGCGACGGACAGATACTGGTGATGCACGATATGCTGGGGCTCTCGGACGGCCCGCATCCCCGCTTCGTCAAAGTTTTTTCCGATCTGCGCGCGCGGGTGAAAGACGCCTTTGGCGCTTACATCGGCGAAGTGCGAAACGGCTCTTTCCCGGCGAAAGAGCACACCTACAGCCAACGTGCCGAATCGCCGCTGAAAGTGGTGGGCAAAAAGAAGGAATGA
- a CDS encoding deoxynucleoside kinase: MKGPRAPNYIAIEGPIGVGKSSLTLKLAGHFGAQTIMEKVEENPFLSGFYKDRRQYAFQAQMFFLLSRQKQLQEANQVNLFQKMVVADYMLEKDRLFALLNLDSEEFKLYNEIYGLLLARLVKPDLVIFLSADTDTLVRRIGKRGRNFEAGIEEKYIAEVNEAYHRWFFHYDAGPSLQVNTSGIDFVENEQDFIKLLEKISRPVKGREFFNPLGSM; the protein is encoded by the coding sequence GTGAAGGGTCCGCGCGCGCCTAACTACATCGCCATCGAGGGGCCGATCGGGGTGGGAAAATCCTCGCTTACCCTGAAGCTGGCGGGGCACTTCGGCGCGCAGACCATCATGGAAAAGGTGGAGGAAAATCCCTTCCTGTCCGGCTTTTACAAAGACCGGCGGCAGTACGCATTCCAGGCGCAGATGTTCTTCCTCCTCTCCCGCCAAAAGCAGCTGCAGGAGGCCAATCAGGTAAACCTGTTCCAAAAAATGGTGGTGGCGGACTACATGCTGGAAAAGGATCGGCTCTTCGCCCTGCTCAATCTGGATTCCGAGGAATTCAAGCTGTATAATGAAATTTACGGATTGTTGCTGGCGCGGCTGGTAAAGCCGGACCTCGTCATTTTCCTTTCGGCGGACACGGACACGCTGGTTCGCCGGATAGGGAAGCGGGGACGGAATTTTGAAGCCGGCATCGAGGAAAAGTACATCGCGGAGGTCAACGAGGCCTACCACCGGTGGTTCTTCCACTACGATGCCGGGCCATCGCTGCAGGTGAACACCAGCGGCATCGATTTTGTGGAGAACGAACAGGACTTTATTAAATTGCTGGAGAAAATTTCCCGCCCGGTAAAAGGGAGGGAATTTTTCAATCCGCTTGGATCAATGTAA
- the folK gene encoding 2-amino-4-hydroxy-6-hydroxymethyldihydropteridine diphosphokinase → METVYLSLGSNEGNRRANMAAAIAELRKLDGVEVAALSGMYCAAPVGMEKDATPFLNCVAELRTALDPLNLLDRLEEIELSLGRRSKGLYTDRPIDIDILLYGSHIVALPRLSVPHPRMAQRRFVLEPLAEIAPHIVHPVLKRTSAALNALTADQQVTREGSARA, encoded by the coding sequence ATGGAAACGGTCTATCTCTCCCTCGGATCGAACGAGGGGAACCGCCGCGCCAACATGGCGGCCGCCATCGCCGAACTGCGCAAGCTCGACGGCGTGGAGGTTGCGGCCCTCTCCGGCATGTATTGCGCCGCGCCGGTCGGGATGGAGAAAGACGCCACCCCCTTTCTCAACTGCGTGGCCGAGCTGCGCACCGCGCTGGACCCGCTGAACCTGCTGGACCGGCTGGAGGAGATCGAGCTTTCCCTCGGCCGCCGCAGCAAGGGGCTTTATACCGACCGTCCCATCGATATCGACATTCTCCTTTACGGCAGCCACATCGTGGCATTGCCGCGCCTTTCGGTGCCGCATCCGCGGATGGCCCAGCGCCGCTTTGTGCTGGAACCGCTGGCCGAGATCGCCCCGCATATTGTCCACCCGGTGTTGAAGCGGACCAGCGCGGCGCTTAACGCTTTAACCGCGGATCAACAGGTAACCCGTGAAGGGTCCGCGCGCGCCTAA
- a CDS encoding LL-diaminopimelate aminotransferase, with translation MSEPYIQQLFAERIGGKNFGKEDKIYKFEKIKRAKRAALAANPGAEMIDMGVGEPDWMADKLVVDELIAQARRRENRGYTDNGIQAFKDAACAYMDAVYGVKGLDPAKHVNHAIGSKPALAMMPACFINPGDVAFMTVPGYPVMGTHTAYYGGEVVNLPLKRENGFLPDLDAIPADKLAKAKMLYINYPNNPTGAMADAKFFEKVVAFANKHKLVVVQDAAYGALVYGRKPLSFLSIDGAMDVGVEIHSLSKAFNMTGWRMAFVAGNPLVVNAFATVKDNCDSGQFAAIQHAGVKALQNPAITARTVAKYERKLKLMVDALREVGFDAKLPGGTFYLYVPAPKGTKGGVKFATAEDASQFLIKEKLISTVPEDTVGSFLRFGCTFEAKDEADEKRVVALMKQRMLEAGLVF, from the coding sequence TTGCCGAGCGCATCGGCGGCAAGAACTTCGGCAAAGAAGATAAAATCTACAAATTCGAGAAGATCAAGCGGGCCAAGCGCGCGGCCCTGGCCGCCAATCCGGGCGCGGAGATGATCGACATGGGCGTCGGCGAGCCGGACTGGATGGCCGATAAACTGGTTGTGGATGAATTAATCGCCCAGGCCCGGCGGCGTGAAAACCGGGGCTACACCGACAACGGCATACAAGCGTTCAAGGACGCCGCCTGCGCGTACATGGACGCCGTGTACGGCGTGAAGGGGCTCGACCCCGCAAAGCACGTCAACCACGCCATCGGCAGCAAGCCGGCGTTGGCCATGATGCCGGCCTGTTTCATCAATCCCGGCGACGTCGCCTTTATGACCGTGCCGGGCTACCCGGTGATGGGGACGCACACCGCCTATTACGGCGGCGAGGTGGTGAACCTGCCACTCAAGCGCGAGAACGGCTTCCTGCCCGATCTCGACGCCATCCCCGCCGACAAGCTGGCGAAGGCGAAGATGCTCTACATCAACTACCCGAACAACCCGACCGGCGCGATGGCCGACGCGAAGTTTTTTGAAAAAGTTGTCGCGTTCGCCAACAAGCACAAGCTGGTGGTGGTGCAGGACGCCGCCTACGGCGCGCTGGTCTATGGCCGCAAGCCGCTCTCTTTCTTGAGCATCGACGGCGCGATGGACGTCGGCGTGGAAATCCACTCCCTCTCCAAAGCGTTCAACATGACCGGCTGGCGCATGGCGTTCGTCGCGGGCAACCCGCTCGTCGTCAACGCCTTCGCCACGGTGAAGGACAACTGCGACAGCGGCCAGTTCGCCGCCATCCAGCACGCCGGCGTCAAGGCGCTGCAAAACCCCGCCATCACCGCCCGGACGGTGGCGAAATATGAACGCAAACTCAAGCTGATGGTGGACGCTCTGCGGGAAGTGGGCTTCGACGCCAAACTCCCCGGCGGCACGTTCTATCTGTATGTGCCCGCCCCCAAGGGGACGAAGGGGGGCGTGAAATTCGCCACCGCCGAGGATGCCAGCCAGTTCCTCATCAAGGAAAAGCTGATCTCCACCGTGCCGGAAGACACCGTGGGAAGCTTCCTCCGCTTCGGCTGCACCTTCGAAGCGAAAGACGAGGCGGACGAAAAACGGGTCGTCGCCCTGATGAAGCAACGGATGCTGGAGGCCGGCCTCGTTTTCTGA